One genomic segment of Carbonactinospora thermoautotrophica includes these proteins:
- a CDS encoding NADPH-dependent FMN reductase codes for MLENAHFENAEQLRLAVIVGSVREGRFGPTVANWFVGQADERADMSVDVVDLVEVQLPLALPAFGTKPVPETARALEGLTPRLAAADAFVVVTPEYNHSFPASLKNVIDWHNQVWHAKPVGFVSYGGLSGGLRAVEQLRVVFAELHAVTIRATVSFHNAWSQFDNEGQPIDPAGCNGAAKSMLDQLAWWARALREARAARPYTA; via the coding sequence ATGCTCGAAAACGCCCATTTTGAAAACGCCGAGCAGCTCAGGCTCGCAGTGATCGTCGGCAGCGTCCGGGAGGGCCGGTTCGGCCCGACCGTCGCGAACTGGTTCGTCGGCCAGGCCGACGAGCGGGCCGACATGAGCGTCGACGTCGTGGACCTGGTCGAGGTCCAGCTACCGTTGGCGCTGCCGGCCTTCGGGACCAAACCGGTGCCCGAGACGGCCCGTGCCCTGGAGGGGTTGACCCCGCGGCTGGCTGCGGCCGACGCGTTCGTCGTGGTCACCCCTGAGTACAACCACAGCTTTCCAGCCTCGCTGAAGAACGTCATCGACTGGCACAACCAGGTGTGGCACGCCAAGCCGGTGGGGTTCGTCTCCTACGGCGGCCTTTCTGGCGGTCTTCGGGCGGTCGAGCAGCTCCGGGTGGTCTTCGCCGAGCTGCACGCCGTCACCATCCGCGCCACGGTCAGCTTTCACAACGCCTGGAGCCAGTTCGACAACGAGGGCCAACCGATCGACCCGGCCGGCTGCAACGGGGCGGCCAAGTCCATGCTCGACCAGCTCGCCTGGTGGGCCCGCGCGCTGCGTGAGGCCAGGGCGGCCCGCCCGTACACGGCCTGA
- a CDS encoding DHA2 family efflux MFS transporter permease subunit yields MTTAPSPTADFTGTGQATTSDDGPGHGPMAVAMVVVLGSLLPILDMTVVNVALNHLSQGFDAPLVTIQWVATGYTLALATVIPITAWAVGRFGTKRLYMFSIGLFAFGSALAGLAWNAESLIAFRVLQGLGGGMIMPVGMTIIIRAADPERMGRMMSILGIPVLVGPLAGPILGGWLVDDVSWRWIFFINIPIGMLALILAARIFPRDTPRLTHRLDLPGLLMLSPGLTALIYGLAVGGERSDPGSAGALVPTVLGVVLVTAFVARALTARHPLIDLRLFRRRPFTAAAGTLTLFACAYFGSMLLLPLYYQVVRGQSATASGLLGVPQVMATGITMQIAGRLIDKIAPGRIVLTGVGLASAGFLAFTTQVGAHTPYWVLVGALSVMGVGVGMTMMPTTAAATRNLSHEEVPVASTTLNIIQQVAVSAGTALMSVLLAGAIADRLPATAGSGLGAVHALGARHAIAPRLADAFQRTYGWAVALMLVALLPALLLPRRMPKPAATPADPANRIPSALAKAQAPSPDGS; encoded by the coding sequence ATGACGACAGCGCCATCCCCGACGGCGGACTTCACCGGCACCGGGCAGGCCACCACATCCGACGACGGTCCCGGCCACGGTCCCATGGCGGTCGCCATGGTCGTGGTCCTCGGGTCGCTCCTGCCGATCCTCGACATGACCGTCGTCAACGTCGCCCTCAACCACCTCTCTCAGGGTTTCGACGCCCCGCTGGTCACCATCCAGTGGGTGGCCACGGGCTACACCCTCGCCCTGGCCACGGTCATCCCGATCACCGCATGGGCGGTCGGCCGGTTCGGCACCAAGCGCCTCTACATGTTCTCGATCGGGTTGTTCGCGTTCGGCTCGGCACTGGCCGGGCTGGCCTGGAACGCGGAATCCCTGATCGCCTTCCGGGTGCTGCAGGGGCTGGGCGGCGGCATGATCATGCCCGTGGGCATGACCATCATCATCCGGGCCGCCGACCCGGAGCGGATGGGCCGGATGATGAGTATCCTCGGCATTCCCGTGCTGGTCGGCCCGCTGGCCGGGCCCATCCTGGGCGGCTGGCTGGTCGACGACGTGTCCTGGCGCTGGATCTTCTTCATCAACATCCCGATCGGGATGCTGGCCCTCATCCTGGCCGCCCGGATCTTCCCCCGCGACACCCCACGGCTTACCCACCGCTTGGACCTGCCTGGCCTGCTGATGCTCTCCCCGGGCCTGACCGCTTTGATCTACGGCCTGGCCGTTGGCGGCGAACGCAGCGATCCCGGCTCCGCCGGGGCCCTGGTGCCCACGGTGCTCGGCGTGGTGTTGGTCACCGCCTTCGTGGCCCGCGCGCTGACAGCCCGCCACCCACTGATCGACCTGCGGCTGTTCCGCCGTCGCCCGTTCACCGCGGCCGCCGGGACCTTGACTCTCTTCGCCTGCGCGTACTTCGGGTCGATGCTGCTGCTGCCGCTGTACTACCAGGTGGTGCGGGGTCAGAGCGCGACCGCCTCCGGGCTGCTGGGCGTGCCGCAGGTCATGGCCACCGGGATCACCATGCAGATCGCGGGCCGCCTGATCGACAAGATCGCCCCCGGGAGGATCGTGTTGACCGGAGTGGGGCTCGCGTCCGCCGGGTTCCTCGCCTTCACCACCCAGGTCGGCGCCCACACCCCGTACTGGGTGCTGGTCGGGGCGCTGAGCGTGATGGGCGTCGGTGTGGGGATGACGATGATGCCGACGACGGCCGCGGCGACCCGGAACCTGTCGCACGAGGAAGTCCCGGTCGCCAGCACGACGCTGAACATCATTCAGCAGGTCGCCGTGTCGGCTGGCACGGCGCTGATGTCAGTGCTGCTGGCCGGGGCGATAGCCGACCGGCTCCCCGCCACCGCCGGCAGCGGGCTGGGCGCGGTGCACGCCCTTGGGGCGAGGCACGCGATCGCCCCGCGCCTGGCGGATGCCTTCCAGCGCACCTACGGGTGGGCCGTCGCCCTGATGCTGGTGGCGTTGCTGCCGGCCCTACTGCTGCCCCGCCGCATGCCAAAGCCCGCAGCCACACCCGCGGATCCGGCGAATCGAATCCCAAGCGCTCTCGCCAAGGCGCAGGCGCCGTCGCCAGACGGCAGCTGA
- a CDS encoding MarR family winged helix-turn-helix transcriptional regulator produces the protein MKKTGTAIDKRLLREARELTPVLYRLARVLRLRGVQEAGLTPLPPAELEVLRYVLDAPGVSVSTLARDLGLHASNASTMVRGLVARGLIHRDPDPHDRRSVQLRPTINAIHAMARIENAWAEIFADALGSLSDKERAALAEAVPALRALGDSLRVRRTRPQS, from the coding sequence GTGAAGAAAACGGGCACCGCAATTGACAAGCGGCTCCTCCGCGAGGCCAGGGAGCTGACCCCGGTCCTCTACAGACTTGCCCGTGTCCTGCGCTTGCGGGGGGTGCAGGAGGCCGGCCTGACCCCTCTACCCCCGGCCGAGCTCGAAGTGCTGAGGTACGTGCTGGACGCGCCGGGAGTCAGTGTGAGCACTCTCGCCCGCGACCTCGGCCTGCATGCCAGTAACGCCAGCACCATGGTGCGCGGTCTCGTCGCCCGTGGCCTGATACACCGCGACCCCGACCCGCACGACCGCCGATCCGTGCAGTTGCGCCCCACGATAAATGCCATCCACGCCATGGCCAGGATCGAGAACGCCTGGGCAGAGATCTTCGCCGACGCCCTGGGGAGCCTCAGCGACAAGGAGCGGGCCGCGTTGGCAGAAGCCGTACCCGCTCTGCGAGCGCTTGGCGACTCGCTCAGAGTCCGCCGCACACGGCCCCAGAGCTGA
- a CDS encoding MFS transporter — translation MGAAFCALSTALCAVATSLGWLVALRFVMGFSGAAGIVVGRAVISDVASGRVAARLFGILTALGGIAPIVAPLAGGAVVIAAGWRGVFWALAAASLLMFLAALFAVPESLPREKRYGSGMRSTLRAVGSVLTNRPYLGYTFAFTFGCGALYCYIAASPFLLQKVLGLSVGQASVAFAGGALTATVSSAVNAKLVDHFAPARLLRIGLATMVAATAAMLVITLAGQLGRVSALGLLGVTFIGLGMVFGNATALAIDYVPYAAGTGSAVLGTLQSALGAIVAPLMGLGGEHTAVPLFLGMTACSGIAALALLLTRGAEPSAVREHKVAETIGL, via the coding sequence ATCGGTGCGGCCTTCTGCGCCCTCTCCACCGCGCTGTGCGCGGTGGCAACCTCGCTCGGTTGGCTGGTCGCACTGCGCTTCGTGATGGGTTTCAGCGGCGCGGCGGGCATCGTCGTGGGTCGGGCAGTCATCTCCGACGTCGCGAGCGGGAGGGTTGCGGCCCGCCTGTTCGGCATCCTGACGGCACTCGGCGGCATCGCACCGATCGTGGCCCCGCTGGCCGGCGGCGCCGTCGTCATCGCCGCCGGATGGCGAGGGGTCTTCTGGGCCTTGGCCGCCGCTTCGCTGCTGATGTTCCTCGCCGCGCTGTTCGCCGTGCCGGAGAGCCTGCCCCGGGAGAAGCGATACGGCAGCGGAATGCGCAGTACCCTGCGGGCCGTGGGCTCGGTCCTGACCAACCGCCCCTACCTCGGCTACACCTTCGCCTTCACGTTCGGCTGCGGCGCCTTGTACTGCTACATCGCCGCATCTCCGTTTCTCCTGCAGAAGGTCCTCGGGTTGAGCGTCGGTCAGGCATCGGTGGCCTTCGCCGGCGGGGCGCTGACCGCCACTGTCTCCAGCGCCGTCAACGCCAAGCTGGTCGACCACTTCGCCCCGGCCCGTCTGCTGCGCATCGGCCTGGCCACCATGGTCGCCGCTACGGCTGCGATGCTGGTGATCACCCTGGCCGGACAGCTGGGACGTGTCAGCGCGCTGGGACTGCTCGGGGTCACCTTCATTGGGCTCGGCATGGTGTTCGGCAACGCGACCGCTCTGGCCATCGACTACGTCCCGTACGCGGCTGGCACGGGGTCGGCCGTGCTCGGTACCTTGCAGAGCGCGCTCGGCGCGATCGTCGCGCCGCTGATGGGCCTCGGCGGAGAGCACACGGCTGTCCCGCTCTTCCTGGGCATGACCGCGTGTTCAGGCATCGCGGCACTGGCGCTGCTGCTCACCCGCGGCGCCGAGCCGTCCGCGGTCCGCGAGCACAAGGTCGCCGAGACCATCGGGCTCTGA
- a CDS encoding ATP-grasp domain-containing protein: MTIALLEALTFGLGRLVDAASQAGHRLCLLTSDRSIYAHELRRLRPDRLDVLDVDTGDVSACETALRRIPDLAGIISSTDTWALPGAELAARLGLPGPDIDTVRTLRDKGAVRALLHRRGLSRATAIPTAPTLAEAERVATAIGFPLVLKDSAGTSSRAVWLIRDEHELGRAVREAQQTTLNGHLIAEPFFAGPVYSAETLTWQGRTRLLGVLSRQLSPEPLRREEAASFPVAFPPDERAALERWITRVLAAAGYRQGFAHTEFVLTTQGPEVVEINGRIGGALVGEALCRSLDTNVYTAMISMALGEHPTLLDDHLGSGPAVAFVLIYAPRPGTLTGWSGLDRLSTLPGNPEWFPTSTPGDRFEHLSDQRGCTGIVLTEGPTAELAMHRALSAAGGITPVIHPAPAQLPATAAVP; encoded by the coding sequence GTGACCATCGCACTGCTCGAAGCGCTCACCTTCGGACTGGGCAGGCTGGTCGACGCGGCATCCCAGGCCGGGCACCGCCTGTGCCTGCTCACCAGCGACCGCTCGATCTACGCCCACGAGCTGCGCCGGCTGCGCCCGGACCGACTCGACGTGCTGGACGTGGACACCGGCGACGTCTCCGCGTGCGAAACCGCGCTCCGCCGGATCCCCGACCTGGCCGGGATCATCAGCTCCACCGACACCTGGGCGCTCCCGGGCGCGGAACTCGCCGCGCGTCTCGGGCTCCCCGGACCCGACATCGACACGGTGCGCACCCTCCGCGACAAGGGCGCGGTCCGGGCGCTGCTGCACCGGCGTGGGCTGAGCCGTGCGACCGCGATCCCGACCGCGCCCACCCTCGCGGAGGCCGAACGGGTGGCCACCGCGATCGGGTTTCCTCTGGTGCTCAAGGACTCCGCCGGCACCTCCTCCCGCGCCGTCTGGTTGATCCGCGACGAGCACGAACTGGGCCGCGCGGTACGCGAAGCCCAGCAGACCACGCTCAACGGCCACCTGATCGCTGAGCCGTTCTTCGCCGGACCCGTCTACAGCGCCGAAACCCTCACCTGGCAGGGACGCACCCGGCTGCTCGGCGTGCTCAGCCGCCAGCTCTCACCCGAGCCGCTGCGGCGCGAGGAGGCAGCGTCGTTCCCGGTGGCCTTCCCGCCGGACGAGCGGGCGGCGCTGGAGCGGTGGATCACCCGGGTGCTGGCCGCGGCAGGGTACCGGCAGGGTTTCGCACACACCGAATTCGTCCTCACCACGCAAGGTCCGGAAGTCGTCGAGATCAACGGCCGTATCGGCGGCGCGCTCGTCGGGGAGGCACTGTGCCGCTCACTCGACACCAACGTCTACACAGCCATGATCTCGATGGCTCTGGGCGAACACCCGACGTTGCTCGACGACCACCTCGGATCCGGCCCCGCAGTCGCCTTCGTCCTCATCTACGCCCCTCGACCGGGAACCCTCACCGGATGGTCCGGCCTCGACCGCCTGTCCACCCTGCCGGGCAACCCGGAGTGGTTCCCCACCTCCACCCCCGGTGACCGCTTCGAACACCTCAGCGACCAACGAGGCTGCACCGGCATCGTCCTCACCGAAGGCCCCACCGCGGAACTCGCCATGCACCGTGCACTGAGCGCCGCGGGAGGCATCACACCCGTCATCCACCCCGCTCCGGCCCAGCTCCCCGCCACCGCCGCCGTGCCCTGA
- a CDS encoding pyridoxal-phosphate dependent enzyme yields the protein MTTVRAQSGTAVPVHSHITDAIKAPSFVRLADNVVLARFETLKVYAALGAVRSLLDRGIVHPGQTLVDSSSGIYALALAMACHRYGMRCHIVASTTVDTTMRVQLEILGATVDQMPPSTDLQLDQQRRVARVRELLQRNPDMHWMRQYHDPVHYLGYAELAELVNAALPGVPLTIVGSVGTGASTGGLVESLRRRDPAVRLVGIQPFGSVTFGSERFSDPDAIIAGIGSAIHFGNVRHELYDRLHWLDFRHAMAGAVALLRDHAVFAGLSTGAAYLVAAWEARRHPERTHLVIGADTGHRYTERVFTRHREALDPARLAPVEITSLADLTPPWSAMRWARRSYPAVRLISPQEHRKDRVS from the coding sequence GTGACTACCGTGCGCGCACAGTCCGGCACCGCCGTTCCGGTCCACTCCCACATCACCGACGCGATCAAAGCACCCAGCTTCGTCCGCCTGGCGGACAACGTGGTGCTGGCCCGCTTCGAGACCCTCAAGGTCTATGCCGCGCTCGGCGCCGTGCGCTCCCTGCTGGACCGCGGGATCGTTCACCCCGGCCAGACGCTGGTCGACAGCTCCAGCGGCATCTACGCGCTGGCGTTGGCGATGGCCTGCCACCGGTACGGGATGCGCTGCCACATCGTCGCCTCCACCACCGTCGACACCACGATGCGAGTCCAGCTGGAGATCCTCGGCGCCACCGTGGACCAGATGCCCCCGTCGACGGACCTGCAGCTCGACCAGCAACGCAGAGTGGCCCGCGTACGCGAACTGCTGCAGCGCAACCCCGACATGCACTGGATGCGGCAGTACCACGACCCGGTGCACTATCTCGGCTACGCCGAACTGGCGGAACTCGTCAACGCCGCGTTACCGGGCGTGCCGCTGACGATCGTGGGCAGCGTCGGCACAGGTGCCTCCACCGGCGGGCTCGTCGAGTCGCTGCGGCGCCGCGACCCCGCCGTCCGCCTGGTCGGCATCCAACCCTTCGGCAGCGTCACCTTCGGCAGCGAACGGTTCTCCGATCCCGATGCCATCATCGCCGGCATCGGCAGCGCCATCCACTTCGGCAACGTCCGGCACGAGCTGTACGACCGTCTGCACTGGCTGGACTTCCGGCACGCGATGGCCGGAGCGGTCGCGCTGCTGCGCGACCACGCCGTCTTCGCGGGGCTGTCCACCGGCGCCGCCTACCTGGTCGCCGCGTGGGAGGCTCGCCGCCATCCCGAACGCACGCACCTCGTCATAGGAGCCGACACCGGGCACCGGTACACCGAGCGAGTGTTCACCCGGCACCGCGAGGCGCTGGACCCGGCCAGGCTCGCCCCCGTGGAGATCACGTCGCTGGCCGACCTCACGCCACCGTGGTCAGCCATGCGCTGGGCACGCCGCAGCTACCCGGCGGTTCGGCTGATTTCCCCGCAGGAACACCGGAAGGACAGGGTGTCGTGA
- a CDS encoding ABC transporter substrate-binding protein: MTLSRNTGMPVAVLTAGALLLTACGADVKPSHQAGAAEVTVTNCGAQVTYPIPQRPVAYDVSGAEKMFSLGLAGRMRGYVMNSLGDPSIAGSPWKDDYARVERLGTSRVTREILVKAKADWVIAGWNSGFSEERGITPQLLEQVGIRSYLHTETCWNYPASRADVRPLEALYTDLLNLGEIFQVQPRARELVAELRARVDAVRAGAPKNTPPARVFVYDSGTDQPFTAGRHAAPNDIIEVAGGRNIFDDLEKGWGTVGWEAVVKAEPEVIVVVDYAGQTAQEKIAFLKSLPQLATVPAVRNNRFHVISYGDMVSGPRNVQGAESLAAYLRSIGR; this comes from the coding sequence ATGACGCTGTCGCGCAACACCGGCATGCCTGTCGCCGTGCTGACGGCCGGCGCGCTGCTGCTGACCGCGTGCGGAGCCGACGTCAAACCGTCACACCAGGCGGGTGCGGCGGAAGTGACGGTGACCAACTGCGGCGCACAGGTCACCTACCCGATTCCGCAGCGTCCCGTCGCCTACGACGTCAGCGGGGCGGAGAAGATGTTCTCCCTGGGCCTGGCCGGCCGGATGCGCGGCTATGTGATGAACTCGCTCGGCGACCCGTCCATCGCCGGTTCCCCGTGGAAGGACGACTACGCGCGGGTGGAGCGGCTCGGCACCTCCCGCGTGACGCGGGAGATCCTGGTCAAAGCCAAGGCCGACTGGGTGATCGCCGGCTGGAATTCCGGCTTCAGCGAGGAAAGAGGCATCACGCCGCAACTGCTCGAACAGGTCGGCATCCGCAGCTACCTGCACACCGAAACGTGCTGGAACTACCCGGCCTCGCGCGCGGACGTCAGGCCACTGGAGGCGCTCTACACCGACCTGCTCAACCTTGGCGAGATCTTCCAGGTCCAGCCCAGGGCCCGGGAACTCGTCGCGGAGCTGCGCGCACGCGTCGACGCGGTGCGCGCCGGTGCGCCCAAGAACACGCCGCCCGCGCGGGTGTTCGTCTACGACTCCGGCACCGACCAGCCCTTCACCGCCGGACGACACGCCGCACCCAACGACATCATCGAGGTCGCCGGCGGCCGCAACATCTTCGACGACCTGGAGAAAGGCTGGGGCACCGTCGGCTGGGAGGCGGTGGTGAAGGCCGAACCCGAGGTGATCGTCGTGGTCGACTACGCCGGCCAGACCGCCCAGGAAAAGATCGCCTTCCTCAAGTCGCTGCCTCAACTCGCCACCGTGCCGGCCGTGCGGAACAACCGGTTCCACGTCATCTCCTACGGCGACATGGTCAGCGGCCCGCGCAACGTTCAGGGTGCTGAGAGCCTCGCCGCCTACCTACGCTCCATCGGGCGGTGA